The following are encoded in a window of Streptomyces griseiscabiei genomic DNA:
- a CDS encoding ANTAR domain-containing response regulator — protein MPESEQLGRVGRESAESAHPGRRLSELVEQAARCTSDCCGASGMVTDSGTERPAAVTHPDLAGLVAVQLRSGDGPIPSALERGEPVDSADLLREERWPAYRAMALDAGVRSSVTLPFRRAGLTVTLSLYSFRPHTLEDAPHGPARALGDLAATCIVRDRSYRAALTELDQLGAALRTRPVVDQACGMVMHVLGCDAETAFTVLRRISQGTNRKLSDVASAVVEKRGRGLERELVSLSS, from the coding sequence ATGCCGGAAAGCGAGCAACTCGGCCGCGTGGGACGGGAGTCGGCGGAATCCGCGCATCCGGGCAGAAGGCTCTCCGAACTCGTCGAACAGGCCGCCCGCTGCACCAGCGACTGCTGCGGCGCCAGCGGCATGGTGACCGACAGCGGCACCGAGCGGCCCGCCGCCGTCACCCACCCCGACCTCGCCGGACTCGTCGCGGTCCAACTGCGCTCGGGCGACGGACCGATCCCGTCCGCGCTGGAACGCGGTGAGCCGGTCGACTCCGCCGATCTGCTGCGGGAGGAACGCTGGCCTGCGTACCGGGCCATGGCTCTCGACGCGGGCGTACGGTCCAGTGTCACGCTGCCCTTCCGGCGGGCCGGCCTCACCGTGACCCTCAGCCTCTACAGCTTCCGCCCCCACACCCTGGAGGACGCCCCGCACGGCCCCGCGCGCGCCCTCGGGGACCTCGCCGCGACCTGTATCGTCCGCGACCGCTCCTACCGGGCCGCGCTCACCGAACTCGACCAGCTCGGCGCCGCCCTGCGCACCCGCCCGGTCGTCGACCAGGCCTGCGGCATGGTCATGCATGTCCTCGGCTGCGACGCGGAGACCGCGTTCACCGTCCTGCGCCGCATCTCCCAGGGCACCAACCGCAAACTGTCGGACGTCGCGTCGGCGGTGGTGGAGAAGAGGGGCAGGGGCCTGGAGAGGGAACTGGTCTCGCTCTCCAGCTGA
- a CDS encoding aminotransferase class I/II-fold pyridoxal phosphate-dependent enzyme, which translates to MARTDPEGHGPVRYGPPLPAQGLPVLPELAAVLSAAAGRPHPVPPGGDPALLDAACGYWDRRGLATTRDRAVAAPGAPALLLALTAAIGGDVLLPRPCAAWWEPQARALGRSVFHVATPAECGGVPDPYALLETVRRIRAEGGDPRLLVLCVADDPTATVAPPELVREAMEAALGEGLHLVSDETWRDTVHDPHATVLLSPAEMLPDRVTVVTDLAGAFLPTGWPAAVARFPAGEDGTGLRDRVLDVLTALGARVATPVAAAAAYALDEPAPVTERLAAAVRLHARLADAAHRAVVAAGALALPPGAGRHLYADLAPLRPSLVAHGVADAQEAEDFLTGLLGMPAPGGHRFGDDLGALRVRLSTAAFLGTTDAERAQVLDARNPLELPHVESALTAFGAAFQGLR; encoded by the coding sequence ATGGCGCGGACGGATCCGGAAGGGCACGGTCCGGTCCGTTACGGCCCGCCCCTCCCCGCCCAGGGACTGCCCGTCCTGCCCGAACTCGCCGCGGTGCTCTCCGCCGCCGCGGGCCGGCCCCACCCCGTACCGCCCGGTGGCGACCCCGCCCTCCTGGACGCCGCCTGCGGCTACTGGGACCGGCGCGGACTGGCCACCACACGGGACAGGGCCGTCGCCGCCCCCGGTGCCCCCGCCCTGCTCCTCGCACTGACCGCCGCGATCGGCGGCGACGTGTTGCTGCCCCGGCCGTGCGCCGCCTGGTGGGAGCCGCAGGCGCGGGCGCTCGGACGATCCGTGTTCCATGTCGCCACGCCCGCCGAGTGCGGGGGAGTGCCGGACCCGTACGCGCTGCTGGAGACCGTCCGCAGGATCCGGGCCGAGGGCGGCGACCCCCGGCTGCTCGTGCTGTGCGTCGCCGACGACCCGACCGCCACCGTCGCCCCGCCCGAACTGGTCCGCGAGGCCATGGAGGCGGCCCTCGGGGAGGGGCTCCACCTGGTCAGCGACGAGACCTGGCGCGACACCGTGCACGACCCGCACGCCACCGTGCTGCTCAGCCCGGCCGAGATGCTGCCCGACCGGGTCACCGTCGTCACCGACCTGGCCGGTGCCTTCCTGCCGACGGGCTGGCCCGCCGCCGTGGCCCGCTTCCCGGCCGGCGAGGACGGCACAGGTCTGCGCGACCGCGTCCTCGACGTGCTCACCGCGCTGGGCGCCCGGGTCGCCACCCCGGTCGCCGCGGCCGCCGCGTACGCCCTCGACGAGCCCGCCCCCGTCACCGAACGCCTCGCCGCCGCCGTACGCCTGCACGCGCGCCTCGCCGACGCCGCGCACCGGGCCGTGGTGGCCGCCGGGGCGCTCGCCCTGCCACCGGGCGCCGGACGGCATCTGTACGCCGACCTCGCCCCGCTGCGCCCGTCCCTCGTCGCGCACGGGGTCGCCGACGCGCAGGAGGCCGAGGACTTCCTCACCGGCCTGCTGGGGATGCCCGCGCCCGGCGGCCACCGGTTCGGGGACGACCTCGGGGCGTTGCGCGTCCGGCTGTCCACGGCGGCGTTCCTCGGCACCACCGACGCGGAGCGCGCGCAGGTCCTCGACGCGCGGAACCCGCTGGAACTCCCGCACGTGGAAAGCGCGTTGACCGCCTTCGGAGCGGCTTTCCAGGGCCTTCGATGA